In the genome of bacterium, one region contains:
- a CDS encoding ABC transporter ATP-binding protein codes for MRKIWKDIMALRHASKFFDQEWPKLKKLLIQTLLLILACEIIMIVQYWPVQGITEIIVQTVAQQQPLNISQFIYLTAFLLVSLVLGAFVHTKMDNVRNDFFCGEFATMHAAAMDKMLNLPTSWHVEHSTGEKDSKVKENIDRLEYIVGFLGYGALPVIMRIVITAFALLIIGWQLLVYGLICFALYLVLARINLPTMKRLSKSWYNQREEISEHSKSLTSNWYALRSFGREHEYVQKHCDSYNQYWSDDRDRHRPWRNRLTTHEVLVATLTVVFYWLLVGQTQYGVGITVGAMVMAMFWMTRMLNNLYQLNDFFRYYYRGMQSLREMVEFFNTPSDMPQPEQPKWPQKLEGAIRFKDVSFQYPGKEKWALRNINLEVNAGEVIALVGESGGGKSTLACLIAGERPATSGVVEVDGIDIRELDLHRYRSEGLAVVPQRSSLLSSTIAENVALGKWDATDLEIENALKQAYAWDFVESLPNGIHSKVGEHGVYLSGGQQQRIAIARAFIRESSRVLVLDEATSSLDGSSQKEVQESLSRLVNQHENKTVFVIAHRLSTVKIAQRIVVMQNGEMIGEGTHDELLITCPYYRHLCDLELNNGSDNKEKKWGEDLAPAEFACSTA; via the coding sequence GTGAGGAAAATATGGAAAGATATCATGGCTCTGCGTCATGCATCTAAGTTTTTCGACCAAGAATGGCCCAAGCTTAAGAAACTGTTGATTCAGACTTTGCTGCTGATTTTGGCCTGCGAGATCATAATGATCGTCCAGTATTGGCCTGTCCAAGGCATTACAGAAATCATTGTGCAGACGGTTGCTCAGCAGCAGCCGCTAAATATTTCCCAGTTCATTTATCTGACAGCGTTTCTTTTGGTCTCGTTGGTGCTAGGTGCGTTCGTCCACACTAAAATGGATAATGTGCGCAACGATTTCTTTTGCGGCGAGTTTGCAACTATGCATGCTGCTGCGATGGATAAAATGCTGAACCTGCCTACTTCATGGCACGTTGAGCATTCCACTGGCGAGAAGGATTCGAAGGTAAAAGAAAATATCGACCGGTTGGAATATATTGTCGGCTTTCTAGGTTACGGAGCTTTACCTGTAATCATGAGAATTGTCATCACGGCTTTTGCTCTGCTGATAATCGGCTGGCAACTGTTGGTTTACGGACTTATTTGTTTTGCTCTTTATCTGGTATTGGCGAGAATCAATCTGCCAACAATGAAAAGATTGTCTAAGAGCTGGTATAACCAGCGCGAAGAGATTAGTGAGCATTCAAAAAGCTTGACTTCCAACTGGTACGCCTTGCGTTCATTTGGCAGGGAACATGAATATGTTCAAAAGCATTGCGATTCTTATAATCAATACTGGAGCGATGACCGAGATCGGCATAGGCCCTGGCGAAATCGCCTAACAACCCATGAAGTGTTGGTTGCCACCTTAACCGTTGTGTTTTACTGGTTGCTGGTGGGACAAACTCAGTACGGCGTTGGCATTACTGTCGGCGCAATGGTTATGGCTATGTTTTGGATGACGCGCATGCTGAACAACTTGTATCAGCTTAACGACTTCTTTCGCTATTACTATCGCGGGATGCAGTCGCTGCGCGAGATGGTAGAGTTCTTTAACACTCCTAGCGACATGCCGCAGCCGGAGCAGCCTAAATGGCCGCAAAAGCTGGAGGGTGCGATTCGCTTTAAAGATGTGTCGTTCCAGTATCCGGGTAAAGAAAAATGGGCCCTGCGCAACATTAACTTAGAAGTTAATGCAGGAGAAGTCATTGCCTTGGTCGGAGAATCTGGCGGTGGCAAATCCACGCTGGCTTGCCTAATAGCAGGCGAGCGTCCTGCAACCAGCGGCGTGGTCGAAGTTGATGGTATAGATATCCGCGAGCTTGACCTTCACCGCTATCGCAGCGAAGGATTGGCCGTGGTGCCACAAAGATCCTCTTTGCTCAGTTCTACGATCGCAGAAAATGTTGCCCTCGGTAAATGGGATGCAACCGATCTGGAAATTGAGAACGCGCTTAAGCAGGCTTATGCCTGGGACTTTGTCGAAAGCTTGCCGAACGGCATTCACAGCAAAGTCGGCGAACATGGCGTTTATCTTTCTGGTGGCCAGCAGCAGCGCATTGCTATTGCGCGGGCGTTTATTCGGGAATCTTCCCGGGTATTAGTGCTCGACGAGGCAACCAGCTCTTTGGACGGGTCTTCCCAGAAGGAAGTCCAGGAATCGCTGTCCCGTCTGGTTAACCAGCACGAAAACAAAACCGTGTTTGTTATTGCCCACCGTTTGTCGACAGTCAAAATCGCCCAGCGCATTGTTGTAATGCAAAACGGCGAGATGATCGGGGAGGGCACTCACGATGAATTACTGATAACCTGTCCTTATTACAGACACTTGTGCGACCTTGAGTTAAACAATGGTAGCGATAATAAGGAGAAGAAGTGGGGTGAAGATTTGGCACCAGCCGAATTTGCCTGTTCGACAGCTTAA
- a CDS encoding DNA-3-methyladenine glycosylase 2 family protein — MNQNPEKHLILADPILGSFIKLNIMEPRKKSRRTHLESLVEVIVSQQLSVKAADTIYARFLALFPNKKFPKPEVILRTNDSKMRAAGLSYQKISYIKDVCSKVIAKEVRLNSLNRMTDEEVIAELVKIKGIGRWTAEMFLMFSLMRPDVFSNGDLGLRNAIIKLYKLKKPPTEKQLERITKKWSPHRTTASRYLWKSLNNTPNQ, encoded by the coding sequence ATGAACCAGAACCCGGAGAAGCACTTAATATTGGCTGACCCTATTTTGGGAAGCTTCATAAAATTGAACATCATGGAGCCGCGCAAGAAGTCGCGCCGTACCCACCTGGAGTCGTTAGTAGAAGTCATAGTTTCCCAGCAGCTTTCGGTAAAAGCAGCTGATACGATCTATGCCCGGTTTTTGGCTTTATTTCCAAACAAGAAATTCCCCAAGCCCGAAGTGATATTAAGGACTAATGACAGTAAAATGCGCGCAGCCGGTTTATCTTACCAGAAGATTAGTTATATCAAAGATGTCTGCAGTAAAGTAATTGCCAAAGAAGTGCGGCTTAACAGCCTTAATCGAATGACAGACGAAGAAGTTATTGCTGAGCTGGTAAAAATTAAAGGCATTGGCCGGTGGACTGCGGAAATGTTTTTGATGTTTAGCTTAATGCGTCCGGATGTGTTTAGTAATGGTGATTTAGGATTGCGCAATGCCATTATCAAGCTTTATAAGCTCAAGAAACCGCCCACCGAAAAGCAGCTCGAACGCATTACAAAAAAATGGTCTCCCCATAGAACTACTGCCAGCCGCTATCTTTGGAAGAGCCTGAATAATACTCCTAATCAGTAA
- the pilM gene encoding type IV pilus assembly protein PilM: MWFGKDKSILGIDIGTEAIKLVQLRDDDQLIETYGIVDLAEPITMQSTQESIDKNVELLRNLVIKSRATTKRCVVSLPNSAVFTSVIDMPKMTDEELESAIQFEAKKYIPLPFSEVTLSWSLISEDMANNTFKILLIAVPKQIRDIYIRIFQQAGLELEIIEIEALALIRALIKDQTKNYVIIDIGGKVTGINFIKQGLLQLTRNLNIGGDTITEKISQTLNLQTARAEQFKRDFGMNNSTEFLPEAVKPVVENIKSEVRQVLDLYKSHSVGVDSIILAGGASQMPGLKEYFSDLAPSVVYGDSIAQLSYPAEVEPVLKRFTMQIAVAVGLALRQTK; this comes from the coding sequence ATGTGGTTTGGTAAAGACAAATCCATTTTAGGCATTGATATCGGCACAGAAGCCATTAAGCTGGTGCAGCTGCGCGATGACGACCAATTGATAGAAACTTATGGCATAGTAGATTTGGCAGAACCTATCACTATGCAGAGCACTCAGGAATCCATCGACAAGAATGTGGAACTTCTGCGCAACTTAGTAATCAAGTCTAGGGCTACCACAAAGCGTTGCGTGGTTAGCCTTCCTAATTCCGCCGTATTCACCTCGGTAATCGATATGCCAAAAATGACTGACGAAGAATTGGAGTCGGCTATTCAATTTGAGGCCAAAAAATATATCCCTTTGCCCTTTTCGGAAGTCACATTATCCTGGAGCCTTATCTCCGAAGATATGGCTAATAATACCTTCAAGATCCTGTTGATAGCGGTTCCTAAGCAAATTCGGGATATCTATATAAGAATATTTCAACAGGCAGGTTTGGAGCTGGAGATTATAGAAATCGAGGCCTTGGCATTAATTCGTGCCTTAATTAAGGACCAGACTAAAAATTATGTTATAATTGACATAGGTGGAAAAGTCACTGGAATTAACTTTATAAAGCAAGGTTTGCTTCAGCTGACTCGCAATCTTAACATCGGAGGGGATACTATTACCGAGAAGATTTCCCAGACATTGAATTTGCAGACTGCTCGGGCAGAACAATTCAAGAGAGACTTCGGAATGAATAATTCAACAGAGTTCCTTCCAGAAGCGGTAAAGCCTGTAGTGGAGAACATCAAGTCAGAGGTCAGGCAGGTGTTGGATCTTTATAAATCACACAGCGTAGGCGTAGACAGCATTATTCTAGCTGGCGGCGCTTCCCAGATGCCGGGCTTAAAGGAGTATTTTTCGGATCTTGCTCCTTCTGTGGTATACGGCGACAGTATCGCCCAGCTTAGCTATCCAGCCGAAGTCGAGCCGGTATTGAAGCGGTTTACAATGCAGATCGCAGTAGCTGTGGGATTAGCGTTAAGACAAACCAAATAG
- the coaD gene encoding pantetheine-phosphate adenylyltransferase, whose protein sequence is MTLALYAGSFDPFTKGHQYVVDQTLKRHDNLIILIAVNPGKKYMFTDEERRQMILDCLPADLSGRGKNVEVVILPSGKLVIDYARARRVTDMIRGMRSPSDFVEEQGLFTFNESIYPSVLHWFVMPPYELGNTSSTWVKYYWMGEDWETKLPQLVPPPVFERLKEKKNEQ, encoded by the coding sequence ATGACATTAGCACTGTATGCAGGTTCATTTGACCCGTTCACTAAAGGTCACCAATACGTCGTAGATCAGACACTCAAGCGTCATGACAACTTGATCATTTTGATCGCCGTTAATCCAGGTAAGAAATATATGTTTACCGATGAAGAGCGCAGGCAAATGATTCTCGACTGCCTCCCTGCAGATTTATCCGGCCGTGGCAAAAATGTCGAAGTTGTCATCTTGCCATCCGGCAAGCTAGTTATAGATTATGCCAGAGCAAGGCGCGTCACAGATATGATTCGCGGCATGAGAAGCCCTTCAGATTTTGTCGAAGAGCAGGGACTATTTACATTCAACGAATCAATCTATCCGAGTGTATTGCATTGGTTTGTAATGCCTCCGTATGAGTTGGGTAATACCAGCTCGACTTGGGTGAAGTATTACTGGATGGGGGAAGATTGGGAAACTAAGCTGCCTCAGCTGGTACCTCCTCCAGTATTTGAACGGCTTAAGGAGAAGAAAAATGAGCAGTAG
- a CDS encoding 3'-5' exonuclease gives MLNEQNFTIVDVETTGGSPFFSRIIEIGLLRIERGEVVEQFQTLINPKQEIPEFITRMTGISDQDVANAPLFEDIAEDLLAKFEDAIFVAHNVTFDYNFLREEFRKADLAFNLDRMCTVRLSRALYKEHKRHNLSAIIERYNFECANRHRAFDDAKVLWDFLQHSAREVDGETLLKAMKQVTTKTRLGNSVLKPGTPVVAINQKSISVDQITYEPEPGEALNIG, from the coding sequence ATGTTGAACGAGCAAAACTTTACAATTGTAGATGTGGAAACAACTGGCGGAAGCCCGTTTTTTAGTCGTATTATCGAGATCGGCTTATTGCGCATAGAGCGCGGCGAAGTCGTGGAGCAGTTCCAAACTCTTATAAATCCGAAGCAGGAGATCCCGGAATTTATTACGCGCATGACTGGAATCAGCGACCAAGACGTGGCCAATGCTCCGCTGTTCGAAGATATTGCCGAAGATTTACTTGCTAAGTTTGAAGACGCCATTTTTGTGGCTCATAACGTCACGTTCGATTATAATTTTTTGCGTGAAGAATTCCGCAAAGCCGATTTGGCGTTTAACCTGGACCGTATGTGTACTGTCCGACTTTCGCGCGCCCTTTATAAAGAACATAAAAGGCATAATTTAAGCGCCATTATAGAACGGTATAACTTTGAATGCGCTAATCGCCACCGTGCTTTCGATGACGCCAAAGTCTTATGGGATTTTTTGCAGCACTCAGCTCGCGAAGTAGATGGGGAGACTTTGTTAAAGGCAATGAAGCAGGTTACGACTAAGACCCGTCTGGGTAATTCAGTACTAAAGCCGGGTACGCCTGTGGTGGCTATTAACCAAAAATCAATTTCTGTAGACCAAATTACTTATGAACCAGAACCCGGAGAAGCACTTAATATTGGCTGA
- a CDS encoding ATP-dependent Clp protease proteolytic subunit translates to MPLVPMVIDKSPMGERAYDIYSRLLKERIIFLGEPIDDAVANTLIAQLLFLDAENAKEDVKIYINSPGGSVTSAMAMYDTIQHIKADVATICVGQAASAAAVLLASGTKGKRFALPNARIMIHQVMGGVEGQQKDVEIQAREMLRIKNQINEIMAKHTGQPLKKIEQDTDRDYFMIPEEAKKYGIIDKIIQ, encoded by the coding sequence ATGCCTTTAGTACCAATGGTTATCGATAAGTCTCCGATGGGTGAACGCGCATACGATATTTATAGCCGTTTGCTCAAAGAGCGCATTATCTTTCTAGGCGAACCCATCGACGATGCTGTGGCTAATACTTTAATTGCCCAGCTATTGTTCTTGGATGCCGAAAACGCCAAAGAAGATGTAAAGATATATATTAATTCCCCAGGCGGCAGCGTGACTTCGGCCATGGCTATGTACGACACGATTCAGCACATTAAAGCTGACGTAGCTACTATTTGTGTTGGCCAGGCGGCTTCTGCTGCTGCGGTGCTGCTTGCTAGCGGCACAAAAGGCAAGCGCTTTGCCTTGCCTAATGCCCGCATCATGATTCACCAAGTTATGGGCGGTGTAGAGGGTCAGCAAAAGGATGTAGAGATCCAGGCTCGCGAAATGCTGCGCATTAAGAATCAGATTAACGAGATCATGGCTAAGCACACCGGCCAGCCGCTAAAGAAAATCGAACAGGACACCGACCGTGATTACTTCATGATTCCGGAAGAAGCCAAAAAGTACGGCATTATCGATAAGATCATTCAATAG
- a CDS encoding M23 family metallopeptidase, which translates to MKFNSNVKCFLVVVAGLVAIALCTSSAAAQALKPIASVPDYNGTYNGSPNTGKSKYTTLYRDNQDNGVSSGCRGEGCGQHPGVDIAVSSGTDVRTPMAGTVVVSRCDNSWGGLIVVRSYHPQRQWEAIYQTFAHLKSRTYSYGVPVSVGDYVHAGAVIGKSGGGSGDVCRGNSTGAHLHYQIDKDDGNAEPYYPSSRTLNYRDDGFAVTARTYNPMVLLQNGYKWKFSEYGNRELWDLVNLRSWGVSGDALWMDGDYDPYIKRSGLTNCGLAKPCSSSIAAEASDYKQVYLDLYNVCSSYGGKIYFTTNFEPFFDESKVLYYHPSGIGPFNGHVNSTWHYKWSGIITGLRIDPSEYCSSNFDPTYYGEIALAP; encoded by the coding sequence ATGAAATTCAATTCAAACGTAAAATGCTTTTTAGTTGTTGTGGCGGGTTTGGTAGCAATTGCTTTATGTACAAGCAGTGCAGCTGCTCAGGCACTCAAACCTATCGCTTCGGTGCCAGATTATAACGGCACCTATAACGGCAGTCCAAATACGGGCAAAAGCAAATACACTACTTTGTACCGGGATAATCAGGACAATGGCGTTTCCAGCGGATGCCGAGGTGAGGGCTGCGGCCAGCATCCCGGGGTAGATATTGCTGTGAGTTCTGGTACGGATGTACGAACGCCAATGGCTGGTACTGTAGTGGTGTCGCGATGCGACAATTCGTGGGGTGGTTTGATAGTAGTGCGTAGCTATCACCCACAAAGGCAATGGGAGGCCATATATCAGACATTTGCCCACTTAAAATCCAGGACTTATAGTTACGGGGTTCCGGTGAGTGTTGGTGATTATGTTCATGCGGGGGCAGTAATTGGCAAAAGCGGCGGCGGTTCGGGAGATGTTTGCCGGGGCAATTCAACCGGTGCGCATTTGCATTACCAGATAGACAAGGATGATGGTAATGCCGAACCGTATTACCCATCTAGCCGCACGCTTAACTATCGGGATGACGGTTTTGCTGTAACAGCCAGAACTTACAACCCCATGGTATTGCTCCAGAACGGCTATAAATGGAAGTTCTCAGAATACGGCAACCGTGAGCTATGGGACTTGGTTAATCTTCGTTCTTGGGGTGTGAGCGGCGATGCGCTATGGATGGACGGCGACTACGATCCGTATATTAAGCGCAGCGGTTTGACTAACTGTGGTTTGGCAAAGCCTTGCAGCAGTTCTATTGCCGCGGAGGCTTCGGATTATAAGCAAGTCTATTTGGATCTGTATAACGTCTGCTCTTCCTATGGTGGTAAAATTTATTTCACGACAAATTTTGAACCATTCTTTGATGAGAGCAAGGTCTTGTACTATCACCCATCCGGAATCGGACCATTCAATGGCCATGTGAATTCTACTTGGCATTACAAATGGTCTGGCATAATCACCGGCCTGCGAATAGATCCTAGCGAGTACTGCTCGAGTAATTTTGACCCAACTTATTACGGCGAAATCGCCCTGGCTCCTTAG
- a CDS encoding ZIP family metal transporter, protein MTEIYIYTLISVLVVSVVSLVGIVALGINQKFLKQILHYLVGFSAGALLGDVFIHVIPEMSEVGFGPRMGIYFLIGIVIFFLLEKYILWHHSHDEHEESVHSIVYTSMAGDTLHNFIDGMVIAASFVVSVPLGIAATIAVVLHEIPQEIGQFAILVHGGWSRAKALLYNFISALASIAGAVIVLAFAPNMETPQILLAFAGASFIYIAMSDIIPELHKERSPVKSFWQIFSFVLGVVIMALLLKLE, encoded by the coding sequence ATGACAGAAATATATATTTATACCTTAATCAGCGTATTGGTAGTGAGCGTTGTTTCTTTGGTTGGTATTGTCGCTTTGGGAATTAATCAAAAGTTCTTAAAGCAAATTCTTCACTACTTAGTCGGATTCTCGGCCGGTGCATTGTTGGGTGACGTGTTTATTCACGTGATTCCGGAGATGAGCGAGGTCGGTTTCGGACCGCGTATGGGAATTTATTTCCTAATCGGCATTGTGATATTTTTCCTCTTGGAGAAATACATATTATGGCATCATTCGCATGATGAGCACGAAGAATCGGTTCATTCGATAGTTTATACCAGTATGGCTGGTGATACTCTGCACAACTTTATCGACGGCATGGTTATTGCGGCGAGTTTTGTGGTGAGTGTGCCTCTGGGTATTGCCGCCACCATCGCAGTGGTTCTTCACGAAATACCTCAGGAGATAGGCCAGTTTGCAATTCTCGTCCATGGGGGATGGAGCCGTGCCAAAGCTTTGCTGTATAATTTCATTTCTGCCTTAGCCTCGATCGCGGGTGCTGTAATCGTACTTGCATTCGCTCCCAACATGGAAACGCCGCAAATCTTGCTTGCTTTTGCCGGCGCCAGCTTCATCTATATTGCCATGTCTGATATTATTCCGGAGCTCCATAAGGAGCGCTCACCGGTTAAGTCGTTTTGGCAGATATTCAGCTTCGTGCTGGGTGTAGTAATAATGGCTTTACTGCTTAAGTTGGAATAA